A stretch of Triticum aestivum cultivar Chinese Spring chromosome 1D, IWGSC CS RefSeq v2.1, whole genome shotgun sequence DNA encodes these proteins:
- the LOC123180969 gene encoding uncharacterized protein, producing MATPSTSASTAASSAFPLTTAARFPRASTSGTRIPALAERRRTRRRRLPEGSGGDRSAAAGAVEKGLRLAFLEQLAERARAADALGVADTIYDMVAAGLSPGPRSFHGLVAAHALAGDAEGAMQTLRRELSSGVRPLHETFVALVRVFAKKGLSTRAMEILAAMERYKYDIRKAWLVLVEELVRNHYLEDANTVFLKGAKGGLQGTDDLYDLLIEEDCKAGDHSNALTVAYQMEAAGRMATTFHFNCLLSVQATCGIPEIAFSTYENMEYGGEDYMKPDTESYNWVIQAFTRATSHDRAPDVAELLGMMVEDYKRVQPNARTYALLVECFTKYCMVNEAIRHFRALRRIPGGTKVLYNAGNCGDPLSLYLRSLCLDGRADELLEALEAMADDNQTIAPRAMILNRKYRTLVSSWIEPLQEEADVGFDIDYVARYIEEGGLTGERKRWVPRRGKTPLDPDEFGFAYSNPIETSFKLRCFEELKLYHRRLLITLRNEGPGILGDVSEDDVRRVVERLKKLVVGPKKNVVKPKAASKMVVAELKIELEAQGLPTDGTRQVLYQRVQKARRINRSRGIPLWVPPVEDDEVVDEELDEMISRIKLEDGNTEFWKRRFLGETRNHLCEEDSKEDPDFDDELDDDDDDDDDDDSAKEADEDEIDDEVIDRTENQAGDDETKDKPAKGPNQHLQMIGVQLLKDLEKTSGSTKKLKKIPEIDDDEDWFPEDPIEAFKVMRETRMFNVADMYTTADAWGWTWERELKKKMPRRWSQEWEVELAIKIMNKVIELGGSPTIGDCAIILRAAMRAPVPSAFITILQTTHSLGHKFGSPLYDEVILLCLDLEEMDAAIAVVAEMETNGIKVLDETLDRVLAAKQIGNGNSALQPPAE from the exons ATGGCCACCccttccacctccgcctccacggCCGCCTCCTCCGCATTCCCCCTCACTACTGCTGCGCGCTTCCCTCGCGCCTCCACCTCCGGCACCCGCATCCCCGCCCTCGCTGAGCGGCGCCGtacgcggcggcggcgactacccgAAGGGAGCGGCGGCGACCGCTCGGCGGCCGCGGGGGCAGTGGAGAAGGGCCTGCGCCTGGCCTTCTTGGAGCAGCTCGCAGAGCGCGCCCGCGCCGCCGACGCCCTCGGCGTCGCGGACACCATCTACGACATGGTCGCCGCAGGCCTCTCGCCCGGGCCCCGTTCCTTCCACGGGCTCGTCGCCGCACACGCCCTCGCTGGCGACGCCGAAGGCGCT ATGCAAACTCTTAGGAGGGAGCTAAGTTCCGGTGTGCGTCCTTTACATGAAACTTTTGTGGCTCTAGTCCGTGTCTTTGCCAAGAAGGGTCTTTCTACCAGGGCGATGGAGATTCTTGCTGCTATGGAGAGATATAAGTATGATATTCGCAAGGCTTGGCTAGTTCTTGTAG AGGAGCTAGTCAGGAACCATTATCTGGAGGACGCCAATACAGTATTTCTGAAAGGAGCAAAAGGTGGTTTACAAGGAACTGATGATCTTTACGATCTTTTGATTGAAGAAGATTGTAAAGCTGGAGACCACTCCAATGCGCTAACAGTTGCATACCAAATGGAGGCTGCTGGAAGAATGGCAACCACATTCCATTTTAATTGCCTTCTCAGTGTGCAG GCTACGTGTGGAATTCCTGAAATTGCATTTTCAACTTATGAAAACATGGAATATGGAGGTGAAG ATTACATGAAACCTGATACCGAGTCTTATAATTGGGTTATACAGGCATTTACTAGAGCTACGTCCCATGATAG GGCACCAGATGTGGCAGAGCTACTCGGGATGATGGTGGAAGACTACAAACGTGTTCAGCCTAATGCAAGAACTTATGC GTTGTTAGTGGAATGCTTTACAAAGTACTGTATGGTCAATGAAGCAATCAGGCATTTTCGTGCTTTACGGAGAATTCCTGGAGGAACAAAAGTTCTGTACAATGCAGGGAATTGCGGCGATCCACTTTCTCTCTATCTACGTTCACTGTGCCTCGACG GAAGAGCTGATGAGTTGCTTGAGGCCTTAGAAGCAATGGCTGACGATAACCAGACTATTGCACCTCGAGCAATGATTTTAAACCGAAAATACCGCACATTGGTGAGCTCCTGGATAGAACCATTACAAGAAGAAGCTGATGTTGGCTTCGACATTGATTATGTAGCCAG GTATATTGAAGAAGGAGGTCTTACAGGTGAGCGCAAACGTTGGGTGCCTCGTAGAGGGAAAACTCCTCTAGATCCAGATGAATTTGGTTTTGCCTATTCAAATCCAATAGAGACATCTTTTAAACTGCGGTGTTTTGAGGAATTGAAGTTATATCACCGAAGACTCTTAATTACACTGCGGAATGAAGGCCCTGGTATTTTAGGTGATGTATCTGAAGATGATGTACGAAGAGTAGTCGAAAGATTAAAGAAATTAGTTGTAGGGCCAAAGAAGAATGTTGTTAAGCCCAAGGCAGCGAGCAAAATGGTAGTAGCTGAATTGAAAATCGAGCTGGAGGCGCAAGGGTTACCTACAGATGGAACTAGACAAGTACTTTACCAGCGAGTTCAAAAGGCCAGGCGAATTAATCGCTCACGTGGTATACCGCTTTGGGTTCCTCCTGTGGAAGATGACGAAGTG GTCGACGAAGAGTTAGATGAAATGATCTCACGAATCAAGCTAGAAGATGGAAATACAGAGTTCTGGAAACGGCGTTTTCTGGGAGAAACTCGAAACCATCTTTGTGAAGAAGATAGCAAAGAAGACCCAGATTTTGATGATGAGTtagatgatgacgacgacgatgatgatgacgacgattccGCCAAAGAAGCAGATGAAGATGAGATAGATGATGAGGTCATTGACCGAACGGAAAATCAAGCTGGTGATGACGAGACCAAGGACAAACCAGCGAAAGGACCCAATCAGCATCTTCAAATGATAGGAGTCCAGTTATTGAAGGATCTAGAGAAGACATCTGGTTCAacaaagaaattaaaaaaaataccTGAG ATTGATGATGACGAAGATTGGTTTCCTGAAGATCCAATTGAAGCTTTCAAGGTTATGCGCGAGACAAGAATGTTTAACGTGGCAGATATGTATACTACCGCGGATGCCTGGGGATGGACATGGGAGAGAGAGCTAAAGAAAAAGATGCCACGCAGATGGTCACAGGAATGGGAGGTTGAGTTAGCTATCAAGATAATGAATAAG GTAATAGAGCTGGGTGGTAGTCCGACTATTGGAGATTGTGCCATTATACTGCGCGCAGCAATGAGAGCTCCAGTCCCCTCTGCTTTTATTACAATATTGCAAACAACACATAGCCTGGGCCATAAATTTGGAAG CCCGTTGTACGACGAGGTAATCTTGCTGTGCCTTGATCTGGAGGAGATGGATGCGGCCATCGCCGTGGTCGCAGAAATGGAGACAAATGGAATTAAGGTCCTGGATGAGACCTTGGACAGGGTTCTTGCAGCCAAACAAATCGGGAACGGGAACTCTGCGCTCCAACCACCAGCCGAGTAG